In Aedes albopictus strain Foshan chromosome 3, AalbF5, whole genome shotgun sequence, the genomic window ggaaaattaaaagtttttaaaattgagttttcagacattttgaacggggactgggACTtaactagggacttgaaacgtcaaaaaacgcagtaggcaagacaaagtttgccgggtacagggtttttaataaaagtttttcatcagactgcacactgatgttcatagccatgattgaggaagtctgatcatagcaggttatactacgcagttgtcacaatttttcaaacctgcgtccagaaagcatcaataagttaaCCCTCAAAGtcccaggacaaacttcttttttttaatcgtctgatactcaggatctgtaaaatataaaaataagcggttttcaatatgatcgatgggaagagttgtacttcatgcaagagtagttgtcaaaccggaagtccatgtttgaacatgtttttgcaccggaaataagtgttccctggggcaatgttttggcgagtcgtctatgaatctggtattttataataattctgaaatgTTTAACAAtttgaaatggtaggccaacgcaagaacacaatgctgaggctgctttctggcatgagatgcatctgaaacttggtcccaggagtgtacttccggtagcACTCCTtaagacccaatttcgtgatcataatcattttgcacctgaagagatgattttagaagtttggtgtccatgaagaatttgtttcgtatatttgagcccttcttttaaaagtattaTTCATgttattaatccacctaaaattcaaacacgggtcatacttttcgccaacgaattattactagatcattgcatacttttaggcgtttatcggtttctgtcccaattcacaaaattgattccaatttgtaaaagcacgcttcgctaagaaattTAAGGCCCGATTTAGATTCTACCTTGATTGATCTGCCGAGAATTAACAAcgaattattgaaaaagtagcctaaaggcagctgtagaacatattgccaaacatagcaccagggaacacttatttccggtgcaaaatctgGTTCAAGCatagacttccggtttgacaactacccttgcatgaagtacaactcttcccatcgatcatagagaaaaccgcttatttttatattttacagatcctgagtatcagacgattaaaaaaaagaagtttgtcctggggctttgagggttaacttattgatgctttctggacgcaggtttgaaaaattgtgacaactgcgtagtataacctgctatgatcatagCGAATACATAGcagctacacaccaaatttttggaaatgctttcagcacaaaaaaacagcaaaataaattgctgaatttcagcaaaatttttgctgagtatcagcacaacgttgctgatcaactgtcaaaattgctggatggttcagcaagttgataaataattgctgatactcagtaaattagtattgctgaatgaaatcagcacaaaaaaatcagcaaaatttgctgaattccatcaaacaaaatttgcagtgtagaaaCATTCGATTCGAATATTCATCACATTTGCAATAcagctaggggctgtccataaaccacgtggtcatgaggggggggggggggggggttcggccaatgaccattttgtatggacgaaaaaaaaattttgtatgaactaatgaccacgcgggggggggggggggggggggttgtcccaaaaaaatgaccacgtggtttatggacagccccctacagtaacaaaagtttgaaagtggctttgaagttcgcctaacaaGCAGCTTCGGGAAATATTGAATTATATACACAAATGTGActgattggctgtaaaacatgtaaaactcatcattcaataactcttgagtcGAATGAAGAAGATTTTTTACAAAttattttaacaaataaaaatggccccctcgtcgatcaatttcaccccactgatcagtttCACCCGAAACCACGGTATTTGTCATTTTCTTCGTAAGGAACATGGAACAATTTTCCGAAGGATTTCAGACTAACTAACGCTAATTTTTCCCCATTGCCTGtggacccatatttaatttggactaatcgattatcctgtcacaattgagttgTGATAGGCATTAGTCGATAAAGCACTCGATCCCAaataggcacaactcgttttataaagtctattaccctgttaggattactttgccaaatttccaagggatCTCAAAACCCTTTTCCATATACATATTGACATCCATTGGTTGGACAGCCCTCCAACTTGCAGATTCGGATGCAAGGTGTACTTTGTACTCCTAAATTAGGAGTCCTAATTATCAACTTCAAGAAGCCGTTCAAGATTCGTTACTTTTATGATGCGGTTTCGAAGGTACATTGCTTCTCTCTTAACATGATGCTACTAAAGTCCAGATTTTCTCTGAACCTTATTGAACGGTTCTCTACGGACTCCATCGAGCATATTTCCATCATAAAAAGACTCAAGATCGACCGGGAACAaatcctccccccccccccccccagcacgGTCAAACTGGATATCTGCGAGTTTACCGGCTATGTGACCTTTGATTGCGgatacacctaaaccttgatttacgtccactattggcttagcgaaaaaaaattctaccgacaaaataatgatcaaaatacacatttttatatttttgtacacttctcctaatcacgaagatgttttaaaaaatataaaactgttgagtttgcgcattgtcttagcggtagaattttttgtcgctcagccaagcatggacgtaaaaaaaggacaaggtgtatttttaacaaataaattgaaatgttttCTGCTTTCATTTGTAGTCATTTATGAACAAACGTGCAAAATCAAACTTTATTTGTGAGTAAAAATATAACAGGCGACTCAAACGTCCACAACGCCCTTTGTGGCAACCGGTGCATGACACAGTGGGCAGGTCTTCCGAATAGTAATTTCCAGTGGATTTGCAACATGGTAGCACGTCGTGCACTGCCAAGCTCCGGTTGGATTAGTCAGCGGTTGTCCCGATGCAGTACATGGTGGAAAATGGCTGCCACAGTTGGGACAGAGAGTGCTGCAATCAGCTACCGGAGTTTCGCAGGTAAAACAGGTTACGTTTTTGGATTTCCCATCTTTCGGCTCGTACCGGGAGAATATGTTGATGGCGAGCTCTTCAAACTGCTGTCGACGAACTTCCGCTATGTTCTCGAGTCCTTCCAGTTTGATGAAAGCCTTCGAGCAAGTTCCTAGGGAAGAAAAGTAAATGGAGACGGAAATACATAGGGATGGAATCGGCAATCAACTTACCAAACGATCGATCAGCACAGCTTGCCAATGCTAGTAACGAATACAACGCTTCCACATCGAGTACATCCTCATATTCTCGAAGGCGTAGAGCCGTTATGACAGCACTGTGCAGAAGTCCAGAGCGGAGTTGTCGTTGAGCCAGCAGCATGTAGTGGTACGCTTCAGCATGGTGCCAGATATTCTCGATCAGTACCGAATCTTCCGGATTCATTTGTGATAGCACTGATGCTCTGTTTCCTCCAGTCAATGAGATCTGTTTTTCAATGTGTTCCTCGGCAAGTAATCCGGACAAAACATACAACTGTTTTATTCTAACGAAATCTGATTTTTTATCGGCTTCGCTTTCGGCCATTTTGACCAGCAGTCTCGCAGCATCCAAGAACCGGCCAGCTTTCTTCTGTAGCTCGATAGCTTCTGGAAGTTTGCCTTCTTGCAAAAGATGAGCTGCATGCTTGCTCAAAAGGGCACTTATCTGAGGCATTTTGTATTTTTGAGCAAGCTCAACAGCCAGCCCCCATTGACGTAGACCTATGCAAGTCGACACAGCCGACTTGACATCTCCCAGCTTGAGATAAGCGGCTACCGATTGCTCACACATTCCCACGGTTGCCAACATTTGCCCAAGTTTGGCCAACTGGGGACTCTTCTCAGGAAGCTTGTGCATACAGCCAACAAGTTCATCGTACTGCTCCAGATGATAGAGAGTGTCCATGAGACCGTCAATGTAGTGGGCCTTCTCATAGTACTCCTTAGCGCTTTCCCAAGCTCTCATGTTCATGAAGTGATGGCCTATTTCTTTCCAAGCATGTTCCATCTGATGATCAGAGATGCCTGGGCCCATTCTGTAAAGTTGAACCGTTCTAAACCAGTCACAGAGTGTTTGTCTTAAAGTTATAGCCAAGTCTCGTCGGTCTGTGTCGATGTATAGTTTTTCTGCTTCATCAAATTGCCCGAAGAAAGCGCAAATTTCCGCCTTCTGTAGCGCTTCAACCTGAATATTTTTCAATCTTTTGATCAACTGTATTCCAGGATAGTTGCTGCAACGAACGAAAGCAGACTCCGCAGTTTCCAAGTCTAGCTTCTTCAGAGATGCTTCAGCCAGCAATCTCCACAACCGTGGATGAGAGTTGTCTTCGATGAATTGCTTTGCTTCTGATATTCCGACGTGAGACAATAGATCTTCAGTATCTCTCAACGATTTTACTCGCAGTTGAAGGATATGTTCTTTTACATTTGGAATGGCGTTACCCTTGATGATTTCATCCAAAAGCACTCCAGTAATTTCCAAATCTTCGAAATTGCAGATGTATCCGGAGCAGGTAATCGGTTCTTCTGGATCGGCTCCTCGCAGTATGTACATTCGAGTCTTTTCCATAATAGCCAAGAGCTGCGGGTTGTCCCGTGCCCAGCAGATGGCCCAAACATCTTTGCGTTCGATTCGTCCTTCAACTGCTTGGCTGTCATCCGAATCTTCCCGTAGCGCCACCGTTGTCAAAATTCCATTGCAATCGATCAACGCGGCACGCGTCGAGTTGCAGTTAATGGCCATTTTGTAGCTACGAGTCTGTAGGTAGTGCCGATTACGTAAGACCAAATGCGGTAGCGTATACTCGTGAATCTGCCCAGATTCGCGACCAACGAGCAGCAATGTTTCGGAAACGGTTATGCAACAAATCGGATCCTGGCTGGGATCACTTCTGGTCGGGATGTCATAGGTTTTGCTCGAATCGAGATCGTTGAGTACCTCCAGAGCGGGAGTATCATCGATGTGGTACTTTTTGTCTTTCTTTGCTTTGACATTTGCATGTAGAGTTGAAGCTCCCTGGCGGTAAAAATATGAGTTACCTTacgaatgaatgtaatcagttaacaaataactgattacactcattcgtaaaGGGCATTCTGCTTATAGGGTTCAATAAGTCGGTACAAGTAACACATCTTAAAATATTtgcttttaaataaaatttttggAAGCTTAAATTTTACCTTCGGAGTGTGGTAATGCCACAGTAAGAATTGATCCTTAGAAGCAGCAATTACGTGAGTTGAATTCATTGCAATGAAATTAGGTCTGATATCAATATATTTCGCTGAAAAGAATAAAACTTAGTACTGTGAGGTGGTTCTACAAATGGTAACTTACAATCCACAGTAGTGCTGATAGAGTTACAAACTAGCAGCTGATACATGTAGTCCTTGCTTTTACTGTCATTCATGAAACTAAACTCCTTCGCACTGATTTTGGTCTCCACGGCGAGTACGCAGTGGTCCGTGGTTGCCGTCATAGCAATAATAGGATCCACCTGCTTCGAATAGCACTGATTCGAGTTGGTGTCCCAAAATGAAATAAGTGAAGATTCTTCGGTTTTCGTAGCCTCCAAATAGCAGACAGTTTTGTTGAAATAGCACCACGTATAATCTGGACGGATGTTCGCAAAGTATATGAATGAATCGACGGACAAGGCTATTCGGAGGGATTTACCCTCCCACGACAGAGAAGTGATTTCTTTGCCGGGTATTTTGAGAGATCTAATGTGCTGAAAAAACAGGTTGACATTAGCAAACTGACAAAACATTTGGTGAAATTGACTACTTACCACACCATAAGGTGTATAAAACTGAACTTGATTCGTTTCTTTGTCATTCAGGTTGGTTTTCATGCCACAAACAGCGATAATCGTACCGTCATGATTCCACATGCACGATATGGCCTGCATATTGGTATCGACAATTACAGGAGCTTCATCATTTTCGTTCCTCATGATCTGCATTTTTCCATTTTCATAACATATTGCTAGAACTGGTCGATTTGGTGATACCGCATCATGAAACCAGCACAGCCCCACAACGGTGATACTTTTCGATGGCGTAATGTAAACGCACTGAATGTTCAGTTTCATTACAAAGATTCCTTGGTTGTCATAGAGATGCAGTTCCCCCGTTTTGATGCTGAACAATAACAAACGACCATCCGGACTCCATTGGACACCCGTCAGAGATACATTTTTCAGATCCTTACCCCAAATTCGATTGCCATCCACAGATCCTGTGCATTCAAAGAATTATCAGTTAGTTATTAAAAGTTCAAAATAGTTTGCTTACCAACGATAACCGTTCCATCATCGTAAACAATACAGATTTTCTGACCATCACTTGTCCACGCCATTCCCTTGACTGTGGACTTCTTTCTATCATTGGTCATTTCCTCGTACCACGAGCCCTTGTACATCATCCAAACCATGATGACCCCATCCCTGTCCGATGAGGTTAGCTTCTGCTGCGATTCATTCCAGGTTACGACATGAATGGATGATTTGTGCCCTTCCAGAGTTTGATTCATCGATAGATTTGAGGGTTGCAAAGACTTTCCGGACTGCGCTGTTGTAGCCGTAGCCTGTTCCAGCTTAAGCACTTTGAGCAGGCCGTCTTCCCCTCCGACGGCCACGTAGCCCTGTTCCTTGTTCCATGCTATGCAATTGAGTCGGGTGTTGTTCGGAATAGCAATCTGAGGAAGAAAAATCCGTATTCAGGCACACCAGATAAAACCGTTCCACAAAGGAGTAACGGTACTTTGAGAAAGCGCTGAAAACTGGATTTGCACTGAAACCCATTGATATTGAATGGAACTTACCTTTTTACTAAGATAGATGAACATCTTGCAGTCCAATTTTTGAAAACAACTTCATTAAATAAGTACAACCATCACAAAAACACTAAAATTTTCGCTCAAACCGAATTTTCACCTGACATTATCCCGCTGCTTCTGGTTGTTTACGCCGAAACGTTGCCATAGCAATAATGGCGTCAAGTTGATCGACGAAACCAGCAAGAGAGCGAGAGCGAGTGAGCACAACGCGCAACAGGTTTTCGACGAAGAGAACGTAAACAAACGCCAAGCGAGAGCAGCATGTCAACAACCGCCGCCCGCTCACGAGGTCAAGGGTACGGAATCGATGAAAATGATAAACAGAACGCGGGGTGGACGCTTGTCTTCGGAGCTGGTGCGGACGGTGGATGCAACAGGTGGATTGTTTTGATTcgcttttatttttttcattatcgtcgcgtATGTAATTGAATAGTCAACACACTTTGGTTGTGTCGTTCGAGTTTTTCTTCTTGTCGCGATTATTGTTTGTTTTTTGGTAGATGGAAATAAACTAGACGATTTACCTTTTGCGCGGTTTGGTATACCTATCAGCAGTTGAGGAAAACCATGCCTTTGACTTTTGCGGTATTCATTGAAtcaataataattaatttattaatttttttcaCGGTACACATACAAATTTATACTTAAGTTCCGAATATAACATCGTCGCCACTACAACTAATGCTCCACTAAAGTTTAATCTTCGCATTGTCTCCCTCATAAAAGGTATGAACGTCTCTTCCACGGACCAACGGTCAATCCCGATGATTATTATGTCCCTATGAtttcgatatcgtccgcgaatcccTGGAGCACATGCAACCCCATGATAATGACTCCGgtcctttgcacaccagctcttcTTATCGCTTCTTCCAGTGCTATGTCAAGCGTCACACAAATCAATTTGATCagcttcgccagaaaaccatgtaTGTACCTTCattatctgccataactcgttgctcttcactgaatcgtacgtcgCTTGCAAATCAATAAATAGGCAGTTCTTGCTCAACCCATTACTTCAACATAATACGGTGCAAGAGTTGTTACAGGTACTCACCACCATGCTTGAGacgctcggccgggagttcgtcttTTCCAGCAGTAATGTTGTTCTTCGGCTCTCTAATGGATGTCTttacctcgtctagcgttggaggttcaacaatacctcgaagtgctctttcCGTCTGGTAATCACCATTGTTTTAGCTTTCAGCAATTTTCCATCACAATCGTCGCACATGATGGAAGAAGGCGCTGTGTTTTTGGCACTATTTTTATGCAGGTTAGTTTATGCACTTTCAAATATGTTGTGCACCTTGTTTATGGCCTGCATAAATCAATGGAGGAGCATTCAAAGccaacccaagcaaccaaaagttcggataaaatagcatgtttgggcttaatcagctattcgaaggacgatgaaaagcattctattcagctcactttttaagtaattaatcgaacttgagttcacaaaaagtacacatgtggcgctgaaaggaacgctattcagcttaaaaataaacttcgaaaaaatgaaaaaaaatgtgtttagtcccCAAAAGTAATTAattattaagaaacattagttcatgtggaatccaaattgactaataccttgaaataatttttgatgttttttacttactgagatttgacctcgggttctcctcgttgaaagtcggtgccttaccactactccatgtatgtgttgttaggaactgtgggattttactcaatgtgctgatcagtgaagagaattgtcagacaaaaaaggcacataacaagcaacaaagaagacgcggcgataaCTCtgtatccc contains:
- the LOC109422420 gene encoding WD repeat-containing protein 35 gives rise to the protein MFIYLSKKIAIPNNTRLNCIAWNKEQGYVAVGGEDGLLKVLKLEQATATTAQSGKSLQPSNLSMNQTLEGHKSSIHVVTWNESQQKLTSSDRDGVIMVWMMYKGSWYEEMTNDRKKSTVKGMAWTSDGQKICIVYDDGTVIVGSVDGNRIWGKDLKNVSLTGVQWSPDGRLLLFSIKTGELHLYDNQGIFVMKLNIQCVYITPSKSITVVGLCWFHDAVSPNRPVLAICYENGKMQIMRNENDEAPVIVDTNMQAISCMWNHDGTIIAVCGMKTNLNDKETNQVQFYTPYGVHIRSLKIPGKEITSLSWEGKSLRIALSVDSFIYFANIRPDYTWCYFNKTVCYLEATKTEESSLISFWDTNSNQCYSKQVDPIIAMTATTDHCVLAVETKISAKEFSFMNDSKSKDYMYQLLVCNSISTTVDSKYIDIRPNFIAMNSTHVIAASKDQFLLWHYHTPKGASTLHANVKAKKDKKYHIDDTPALEVLNDLDSSKTYDIPTRSDPSQDPICCITVSETLLLVGRESGQIHEYTLPHLVLRNRHYLQTRSYKMAINCNSTRAALIDCNGILTTVALREDSDDSQAVEGRIERKDVWAICWARDNPQLLAIMEKTRMYILRGADPEEPITCSGYICNFEDLEITGVLLDEIIKGNAIPNVKEHILQLRVKSLRDTEDLLSHVGISEAKQFIEDNSHPRLWRLLAEASLKKLDLETAESAFVRCSNYPGIQLIKRLKNIQVEALQKAEICAFFGQFDEAEKLYIDTDRRDLAITLRQTLCDWFRTVQLYRMGPGISDHQMEHAWKEIGHHFMNMRAWESAKEYYEKAHYIDGLMDTLYHLEQYDELVGCMHKLPEKSPQLAKLGQMLATVGMCEQSVAAYLKLGDVKSAVSTCIGLRQWGLAVELAQKYKMPQISALLSKHAAHLLQEGKLPEAIELQKKAGRFLDAARLLVKMAESEADKKSDFVRIKQLYVLSGLLAEEHIEKQISLTGGNRASVLSQMNPEDSVLIENIWHHAEAYHYMLLAQRQLRSGLLHSAVITALRLREYEDVLDVEALYSLLALASCADRSFGTCSKAFIKLEGLENIAEVRRQQFEELAINIFSRYEPKDGKSKNVTCFTCETPVADCSTLCPNCGSHFPPCTASGQPLTNPTGAWQCTTCYHVANPLEITIRKTCPLCHAPVATKGVVDV